The following proteins are encoded in a genomic region of Takifugu flavidus isolate HTHZ2018 unplaced genomic scaffold, ASM371156v2 ctg264, whole genome shotgun sequence:
- the LOC130520017 gene encoding zinc finger protein 512-like: MEQKDLFMGCCSTYTSVSGLKAHLGLCTKGEFEAGKYRCLICNKEFNSESGVKYHINSIHSEDWFVTNKKAFKKFEKFLKNQSRDFVHNVAKQGLDRNRNVESWI, from the exons ATGGAACAAAAAGACCTATTTATG GGTTGTTGCTCCACCTACACCAGTGTGTCGGGGCTGAAGGCTCATCTGGGACTGTGTACGAAG GGTGAATTTGAGGCAGGAAAGTACAGGTGTCTGATCTGCAATAAAGAGTTCAACTCTGAAAGTGGAGTCAAATACCACATCAACTCTATCCACTCGGAG GACTGGTTTGTGACGAACAAAAAAGCCTTCAAGAAGTTTGAGAAGTTCCTTAAGAACCAGTCCAGGGATTTTGTGCATAATGTGGCCAAGCAGGGGTTGGACCG gaataggaatgttgaaagttggATCTGA